The following coding sequences lie in one uncultured Mailhella sp. genomic window:
- a CDS encoding ABC transporter permease subunit: MVRLVTFLRKYWITILIYIGIVLGYKYIADTKSFNAFLFPPTGEIAAAFLKDWKTLFINMLYSFQLMIPSIVIAVAIALGLGTLMGMHKKFREVIHPVIYSISVIPAILMSPFALLIAPNFRAASLFLVVYNTIWATLFATINGIMTIDKRYLDNAATLELTGFKRMRKVILPAAMPSILSGFITSLRGSFLVLVYAEMYGAEYGMGYYVKKYTEYGLYAEAWCGFVFMVIVLVIVMQCFEKAKNRLLKWTIH; the protein is encoded by the coding sequence ATGGTCAGGCTCGTCACGTTCCTGCGAAAATACTGGATCACCATTCTCATCTATATAGGCATCGTTCTCGGCTACAAATACATTGCGGACACGAAATCCTTCAACGCCTTTCTCTTTCCTCCCACCGGAGAAATCGCGGCCGCATTCCTCAAGGACTGGAAGACTCTGTTCATCAACATGCTCTATTCCTTCCAGCTCATGATTCCCTCCATCGTCATCGCCGTGGCCATTGCCCTCGGCCTCGGCACGCTCATGGGCATGCACAAGAAATTCCGGGAAGTCATTCATCCGGTCATCTATTCCATCAGCGTCATTCCGGCCATCCTCATGTCGCCCTTTGCGCTGCTCATCGCTCCCAACTTCCGCGCGGCCTCGCTCTTTCTCGTGGTGTACAACACCATCTGGGCCACGCTCTTTGCCACCATCAACGGCATCATGACCATCGACAAGCGCTATCTCGACAACGCCGCCACCCTCGAACTCACGGGCTTCAAGAGAATGCGCAAGGTCATTCTTCCCGCAGCCATGCCCTCCATCCTCTCCGGCTTCATCACCTCGCTGCGAGGCTCCTTCCTGGTGCTCGTCTATGCCGAAATGTACGGCGCGGAATACGGCATGGGCTACTACGTCAAAAAGTACACCGAGTACGGCCTCTATGCCGAAGCCTGGTGCGGCTTCGTGTTCATGGTCATCGTGCTCGTCATAGTCATGCAGTGTTTTGAAAAAGCCAAAAACCGTCTGCTCAAGTGGACGATACACTGA
- a CDS encoding ABC transporter ATP-binding protein produces MKDILINHLSFGYTPERLILDDIDLAVDTGSFVCLLGPSGCGKSTFLRLMAGLEHPTKGDIVMEGRRIEKPGLDRGMVFQDYGLFPWMTAGENITLALEQRFPEAGKKRWKETALEKLRNVGLEESVFDKLPKELSGGMKQRCAIARSFAVDPPVLLMDEPFGALDAVTRARLQDLVLELWARTEPKKTVFFVTHDVDEALLLASRILVFGQAPSHIIYDCTIPPEKRPTRETQFDDVETLKLRNTLIHHINRDVNRRIA; encoded by the coding sequence ATGAAGGACATTCTCATCAATCATCTGTCATTCGGCTACACCCCGGAACGTCTCATTCTGGACGACATCGACCTTGCCGTGGACACCGGTTCCTTCGTGTGTCTTCTGGGCCCCTCCGGCTGCGGAAAAAGCACCTTTCTCCGCCTCATGGCCGGGCTTGAGCATCCCACGAAGGGCGACATCGTCATGGAAGGCAGACGCATCGAAAAACCGGGGCTCGACCGCGGCATGGTCTTTCAGGACTACGGCCTGTTTCCCTGGATGACCGCGGGAGAAAACATCACGCTCGCCCTCGAACAGCGCTTTCCCGAGGCCGGGAAAAAGCGCTGGAAGGAAACGGCGCTGGAAAAGCTGCGTAACGTCGGTCTCGAAGAGTCCGTGTTCGACAAGCTGCCCAAGGAACTTTCGGGCGGCATGAAGCAGCGCTGCGCCATCGCCCGCTCCTTTGCCGTGGATCCTCCCGTGCTGCTCATGGACGAACCCTTCGGCGCGCTCGACGCCGTCACCCGCGCGCGGCTTCAGGATCTGGTGCTCGAACTCTGGGCCAGAACAGAGCCCAAGAAAACCGTGTTCTTCGTCACCCACGACGTGGACGAAGCGCTGCTGCTTGCCAGCCGCATTCTGGTGTTCGGTCAGGCGCCGAGCCATATCATCTACGACTGCACCATCCCGCCGGAAAAACGTCCCACCCGCGAAACCCAGTTCGACGACGTGGAAACCCTGAAACTGAGAAATACGCTCATTCACCACATCAACCGCGACGTGAACAGGCGCATAGCCTGA
- a CDS encoding acyl-CoA dehydratase activase: MPVAGVDVGSVAAKAVILDEQSSTILSHAVLPTGWNPRQAGEEALDRACSAAGVERASLKRIVGTGYGRIALPFANKSVTEITCHALGAVHLFPRTGVVLDIGGQDSKAIAVDADGLVQDFVMNDKCAAGTGRFLQVLSGILGMDLPELDEAAAKGHPTDISSMCAVFAETEIVGLLAQGAKPEDVAAGVFRSLARRMVTLSRRIACRGEYTFTGGLASMPAFAARLAEELGAKINVAEQPQTIGALGAALIAARP; the protein is encoded by the coding sequence ATGCCGGTGGCTGGCGTTGACGTAGGCTCGGTGGCCGCAAAAGCGGTGATTCTGGACGAACAGTCCTCAACCATTCTGTCCCATGCCGTTCTTCCCACGGGGTGGAACCCCCGTCAGGCCGGAGAAGAGGCCCTCGACAGGGCCTGTTCGGCGGCTGGCGTGGAGCGCGCGTCGCTCAAGCGCATCGTCGGCACGGGCTACGGACGCATTGCCCTGCCCTTTGCAAACAAAAGCGTCACGGAGATCACCTGTCACGCGCTCGGGGCCGTGCATCTTTTTCCCCGCACCGGCGTGGTGCTGGACATCGGCGGGCAGGACAGCAAGGCCATTGCCGTGGACGCCGACGGCCTCGTGCAGGATTTCGTCATGAACGACAAGTGCGCGGCCGGCACCGGACGCTTTCTTCAGGTGCTCTCCGGCATTCTGGGCATGGACCTTCCCGAACTCGACGAAGCCGCCGCCAAAGGACATCCCACGGACATTTCGAGCATGTGCGCCGTGTTCGCCGAAACGGAAATCGTGGGGCTTCTTGCGCAGGGCGCCAAGCCCGAAGACGTGGCCGCCGGCGTGTTCCGCTCGCTGGCCAGACGCATGGTCACGCTTTCCCGGCGCATCGCCTGCCGCGGCGAATACACCTTCACGGGCGGCCTCGCATCCATGCCTGCCTTTGCCGCCCGTCTTGCCGAAGAGCTCGGCGCAAAAATCAACGTTGCCGAACAACCGCAAACCATCGGAGCTCTGGGCGCGGCGCTCATTGCCGCGCGCCCATAG
- a CDS encoding L-threonylcarbamoyladenylate synthase, giving the protein MNLPLQEAARRMNLGGVLLYPTETFFGIGCRADNDDAVLRVFHYKKRSLSMPLPVILGSREQLELVACPGPDLADDVAALSAFWPGPLTLLLPAASGLPEALTGGTGHIAARVSSHPVARALALACGFPVVSSSANISGRPAVTRAADLDPDLLRSLRPDEDGVLDEPPAPGGGEASTIVAPEGGRRLRVIRKGALPLSELEQAGFSLLSSSLTEVRA; this is encoded by the coding sequence GTGAATCTACCCCTTCAGGAAGCGGCCCGCCGCATGAATCTCGGCGGCGTGCTTCTCTATCCCACGGAAACCTTTTTCGGCATCGGCTGCCGCGCCGACAACGACGATGCCGTGCTGCGCGTGTTCCACTATAAAAAACGGTCGCTGTCCATGCCGCTGCCCGTCATTCTCGGCAGTCGCGAGCAGCTCGAACTCGTCGCCTGCCCCGGCCCGGATCTTGCCGACGACGTGGCCGCGCTGTCCGCCTTCTGGCCCGGCCCGCTGACGCTGCTTCTGCCCGCCGCATCAGGCCTTCCCGAAGCGCTTACCGGCGGCACCGGACACATTGCCGCAAGGGTGAGCTCCCACCCCGTCGCCCGCGCCCTGGCGCTCGCCTGCGGCTTTCCCGTTGTTTCGAGCAGCGCCAACATCAGCGGCCGACCGGCCGTCACCCGTGCGGCCGATCTTGACCCCGATCTGCTCCGCTCCCTGCGCCCCGACGAAGACGGCGTGCTCGACGAGCCCCCCGCGCCCGGCGGCGGCGAAGCCAGCACCATCGTGGCTCCCGAAGGCGGACGCCGTCTGCGCGTGATCCGCAAGGGAGCCCTGCCCCTTTCCGAGCTCGAACAGGCCGGATTTTCCCTTCTGTCTTCATCCCTCACCGAGGTTCGCGCATGA
- the yedF gene encoding sulfurtransferase-like selenium metabolism protein YedF — protein sequence MSVSLDCRGLACPEPVIRTRDALKDAPDAIDVCVDNVPATENVSRFLSRSGYVAEIKKTGDSEWKVCGRKAGINCAEAEEIIAEAGAPRSGKTLVLLTSDVIGAGSDELGAKLMGNFLSTLPEMNELWRIVMVNGGVRLASTPGKALDALKKLEASGVSILVCGTCLEFFHLTEQKQVGETTNMLDIVTSLDLADKVIRP from the coding sequence ATGTCCGTTTCTCTCGACTGCCGTGGTCTGGCCTGCCCCGAACCCGTCATCCGTACCCGCGACGCGTTGAAAGACGCCCCCGACGCCATCGACGTCTGCGTGGACAACGTGCCCGCCACCGAAAACGTCAGCCGTTTCCTCAGCCGTTCCGGCTACGTTGCGGAAATCAAGAAGACCGGCGACTCCGAATGGAAGGTCTGCGGCCGCAAGGCCGGCATCAACTGCGCCGAGGCCGAAGAAATCATTGCCGAAGCCGGCGCGCCCCGATCCGGCAAGACGCTGGTGCTGCTCACCTCCGACGTCATCGGCGCCGGCAGCGACGAACTCGGCGCCAAACTCATGGGCAATTTTCTCTCCACGCTGCCCGAAATGAACGAGCTGTGGCGCATCGTCATGGTCAACGGCGGCGTGCGCCTCGCCTCCACGCCCGGCAAGGCCCTCGACGCCCTCAAAAAGCTCGAAGCCTCCGGCGTAAGCATTCTCGTGTGCGGCACCTGCCTGGAATTCTTCCATCTCACCGAACAGAAGCAGGTCGGCGAGACCACCAACATGCTGGACATCGTCACCAGTCTCGACCTGGCCGACAAGGTCATCCGTCCGTAA
- a CDS encoding metallophosphoesterase: MADYARNRMFFASSTSLMLAAAAYMSFSLLWHDPVPMSWRIPLTILLLIVSQTITGMRVLITWRPDLPFALVRAGGFISSSFMVLSWFVLLRDAILLTTFVVFLFAPDVYGIKNAVFSVLLSVPAELVMLAASIAAAAVGMARALTVPGVKKVDVPLPGLPQDLEGLTIAHLSDLHIGSTFTGTWLKEVVRRTNALNPDFILITGDLADGKPERIGNLLRPVTDLKARYGVALSVGNHDYYSGLRAWVKTWRDWGLTVLLNEHKEYTVNGRNVVIAGVTDPCAVLFRSLDESMGAPDTRKALEGAGKGLRILMSHRPGHAEQNAALGCHLQLSGHTHGGQFFFLFPLVSRLNSGFRSGLYRTGSMSLYVSPGTGMWGYVPMRLGVGAEITLLTLRCAEPVAPQKPSYRGKLGG, encoded by the coding sequence ATGGCCGATTACGCCCGCAACCGCATGTTCTTCGCCTCAAGCACCTCTCTCATGCTCGCCGCAGCCGCCTACATGTCGTTCAGTCTGCTCTGGCACGATCCTGTTCCCATGAGCTGGAGAATTCCGCTCACCATTCTGCTTCTCATCGTTTCCCAGACCATTACGGGCATGCGCGTACTCATCACCTGGCGACCGGATCTGCCGTTTGCGCTGGTGCGGGCCGGAGGCTTCATCTCATCCTCCTTCATGGTGCTCTCGTGGTTCGTTCTGCTGCGCGACGCCATTCTGCTGACGACCTTCGTCGTCTTCCTCTTTGCGCCCGACGTGTACGGCATCAAAAACGCCGTGTTCTCCGTGCTGCTCTCCGTGCCCGCCGAACTCGTCATGCTTGCGGCCAGCATTGCGGCCGCCGCCGTGGGCATGGCCCGCGCCCTGACCGTGCCCGGCGTCAAAAAGGTGGACGTGCCCCTGCCGGGTCTGCCGCAGGATCTCGAAGGTCTGACCATCGCGCATCTGAGCGACCTGCACATCGGCTCCACCTTCACCGGAACATGGCTCAAAGAAGTCGTGCGCCGCACCAACGCGCTCAACCCGGACTTCATTCTCATCACCGGCGATCTTGCCGACGGCAAGCCCGAGCGCATAGGCAATCTGCTTCGCCCCGTCACCGACTTGAAGGCCCGCTACGGCGTGGCCCTCAGCGTGGGCAATCACGACTATTACTCCGGCCTGCGCGCCTGGGTGAAAACCTGGCGCGACTGGGGACTCACCGTGCTGCTCAACGAGCACAAGGAATACACGGTCAACGGCAGAAACGTGGTCATCGCGGGCGTCACCGATCCCTGCGCCGTGCTCTTCCGCAGTCTCGACGAGTCCATGGGCGCCCCCGATACGCGAAAGGCCCTGGAAGGCGCGGGCAAGGGGCTGCGCATTCTCATGTCCCACCGGCCCGGCCACGCCGAACAGAACGCCGCCCTCGGCTGTCACCTTCAGCTTTCCGGCCACACCCACGGCGGACAGTTCTTCTTCCTCTTCCCGCTGGTTTCCCGCCTGAACAGCGGTTTCCGCTCCGGGCTCTACAGAACGGGCTCCATGTCGCTCTACGTCAGCCCCGGCACGGGCATGTGGGGCTACGTTCCCATGCGTCTCGGCGTGGGCGCAGAAATCACGCTGCTCACGCTGCGCTGCGCGGAACCCGTCGCGCCGCAGAAGCCGTCCTACCGCGGAAAGCTCGGCGGCTGA
- a CDS encoding 23S rRNA (pseudouridine(1915)-N(3))-methyltransferase RlmH produces MSLKPLRIMTVGRPHASFWKDASAHYLERLSRWRQVTDTVIRDSDPALPVSRRVEDEGKRILAALTPQDVVVCLDEKGRSMTSREFSRFLDGLSSDATRRPCFIVGGPFGLHESVRQKARHLIAFGPQTLPHELARVVLLEQLYRAETLLRNMPYHHD; encoded by the coding sequence ATGAGTTTGAAACCCTTGCGCATCATGACTGTCGGCAGGCCGCACGCGTCGTTCTGGAAGGACGCCTCGGCCCATTATCTGGAACGCCTTTCCCGCTGGCGGCAGGTGACGGACACCGTCATCCGCGATTCCGATCCTGCGCTCCCGGTCAGCCGGCGCGTGGAGGATGAGGGAAAGCGTATCCTTGCGGCTTTGACGCCGCAGGATGTCGTGGTCTGTCTCGATGAGAAGGGGCGTTCCATGACGTCCCGGGAGTTTTCCCGCTTTCTCGACGGGCTTTCGTCGGACGCCACGCGTCGCCCGTGCTTCATCGTGGGAGGGCCGTTCGGCCTGCACGAGAGCGTGCGTCAGAAGGCGCGGCATCTCATAGCCTTCGGCCCGCAGACCTTGCCGCATGAGCTGGCCCGCGTGGTGTTGCTGGAGCAGCTTTACCGCGCGGAAACGCTGCTTCGGAACATGCCGTATCATCACGATTAA
- a CDS encoding NUDIX hydrolase, with translation MNHPRYCPSCGTLVVRYSNPYPTADVVIHDDARGIVLVRRKNPPLGMALPGGFIEEGESAEHAAVREMKEETGLDVTLEGVLGVYSWPLRDMRCHTLTTVFVGRSDHPEQLLAGDDAADAAFYPLDALPEPLCFDHARIIGHFRDWKEGRRPLLPCAEDPSLEFGDIAYTRPF, from the coding sequence ATGAATCATCCCCGCTACTGCCCGTCCTGCGGAACGCTTGTGGTCCGCTACAGCAATCCGTATCCCACCGCCGACGTCGTCATTCACGACGATGCGCGCGGCATTGTGCTCGTCCGCCGCAAAAATCCGCCCCTCGGCATGGCCCTGCCCGGAGGCTTCATTGAAGAAGGCGAAAGCGCAGAACACGCCGCCGTGCGCGAAATGAAGGAAGAAACCGGCCTCGACGTCACTTTGGAAGGCGTGCTCGGCGTGTATTCCTGGCCGCTGCGCGACATGCGCTGCCACACGCTCACCACCGTGTTCGTGGGCCGCAGCGATCACCCCGAACAGCTTCTTGCCGGAGACGACGCCGCCGACGCCGCCTTCTATCCGCTGGACGCGCTTCCCGAACCGCTGTGCTTCGACCACGCGCGCATCATCGGTCACTTCCGCGACTGGAAGGAAGGTCGACGCCCGCTGCTGCCGTGCGCGGAAGATCCGTCCCTCGAATTCGGCGACATCGCCTACACCCGCCCCTTCTAG
- a CDS encoding ABC transporter substrate-binding protein: protein MKKLLFFLLAVCLTCGSAMAQDKPEVSTVRWARANSGNVLVTLAKNNGYLKEVGINVIEIPLNSTSDALTALNAKQVDVTSNNGTNNPLQFMAKGSDFTIVGGYMLKGMYIVAKKGTGWHGVSDFIGKKIAAPKSQTWITGPLMWAGYNIDDVTWLTYSTNSDRLTSVIKGEADYASLSGDLLFRVNNMKDQLEIVVWADQLQPNYGCCRMNMNSDFVRANPKTVKLLLKALIRSEQYLLAHPDESVKILAKELHADEDFVAAYLKNPNYRPSVDPVRNAVKATWKIMMDTGFLPESAKNYDLDAHINVDLYKAALDELIAERYNEDPKFYDERLAFFKANNF from the coding sequence ATGAAAAAACTGCTCTTTTTCCTGCTCGCCGTCTGCCTGACCTGCGGCTCCGCCATGGCCCAGGACAAGCCGGAAGTAAGCACCGTGCGCTGGGCGCGGGCCAACAGCGGCAACGTGCTCGTCACGCTGGCCAAGAACAACGGCTATCTCAAGGAAGTGGGCATCAACGTCATTGAAATTCCGCTCAACTCCACCTCCGACGCCCTCACCGCCCTGAACGCCAAACAGGTGGACGTCACCTCCAACAACGGCACCAACAATCCCCTGCAGTTCATGGCCAAGGGCTCGGATTTCACCATCGTGGGCGGCTACATGCTCAAGGGCATGTACATCGTGGCCAAAAAGGGCACGGGCTGGCACGGCGTTTCCGACTTCATCGGCAAGAAGATAGCCGCGCCCAAGAGCCAGACCTGGATCACCGGTCCGCTCATGTGGGCGGGATACAACATCGACGACGTCACCTGGCTCACCTACAGCACCAACAGCGACCGTCTCACCTCCGTCATCAAGGGCGAGGCCGACTACGCCAGCCTGAGCGGCGATCTGCTCTTCCGCGTGAACAACATGAAGGATCAGCTTGAAATCGTGGTCTGGGCCGATCAGCTTCAGCCCAACTACGGCTGCTGCCGCATGAACATGAACAGCGACTTCGTCAGGGCCAATCCCAAAACGGTCAAACTTCTGCTCAAGGCGCTCATCCGTTCCGAACAGTATCTGCTCGCCCATCCCGACGAAAGCGTGAAGATTCTCGCCAAGGAACTGCACGCCGATGAAGACTTCGTGGCCGCGTACCTCAAGAATCCCAACTACCGCCCCAGCGTGGACCCCGTGCGCAACGCCGTGAAGGCCACCTGGAAAATCATGATGGACACCGGATTTTTGCCCGAAAGCGCCAAGAACTACGACCTCGACGCCCACATCAACGTCGATCTCTACAAGGCCGCCCTCGATGAACTGATCGCGGAGCGCTACAACGAAGATCCCAAGTTCTACGACGAGCGCCTGGCGTTCTTCAAGGCCAACAACTTCTAA
- a CDS encoding mandelate racemase/muconate lactonizing enzyme family protein: MDDTLIPPLEADPMKITKVDVILMNMRPADNPGWAPILCRVYTDAGIYGDGEAALAYGNAHRAAFGMLQDFSKSVLGMDPLDNEVIWEKLYKSSFWGQNGGPVVFSAISAIDTALWDIKGKYFNAPVYKLLGGKMRDSLRCYASQLQFGWDEKKIPAVSVKDYVANALKAVSEGYDAIKIDFFTFAEDGHRLNAEETTRILTPKNYDMIKRRLAAVREAVGDGVDIIMENHSYIDAQGAVQLGRLAEEYRVLYFEEPCTPTPKMNKFVAERVSVPISQGERIYTRWGYAPYFEDGSIQLIQPDIGNCGGITEAKKICDLAHIYDAGVQAHVCASPLSTAAALHLEAAIPNFTIHEQHVYCRYDYNRKLCIHDYQPVNGRFAIPDLPGLGNELSPYCFEHGEIATVK; encoded by the coding sequence GTGGACGATACACTGATTCCGCCTCTGGAGGCTGATCCCATGAAAATCACCAAGGTTGACGTCATTCTCATGAACATGAGGCCTGCGGACAATCCCGGCTGGGCCCCCATACTCTGCCGCGTCTACACCGACGCCGGCATCTACGGCGACGGCGAGGCCGCGCTCGCCTACGGCAACGCACACAGAGCCGCCTTCGGCATGCTTCAGGACTTTTCCAAAAGCGTTCTCGGCATGGATCCGCTGGACAACGAAGTCATCTGGGAGAAACTGTACAAGTCCTCCTTCTGGGGACAGAACGGCGGCCCGGTGGTATTCTCCGCCATATCGGCCATCGACACGGCGCTGTGGGACATCAAGGGCAAATACTTCAACGCGCCCGTGTATAAGCTGCTGGGCGGCAAGATGCGGGACAGCCTGCGCTGCTACGCCTCGCAGCTGCAGTTCGGCTGGGACGAGAAGAAGATTCCCGCCGTTTCCGTGAAAGACTACGTCGCCAACGCGCTCAAGGCCGTAAGCGAAGGCTACGACGCCATCAAAATAGACTTCTTCACCTTTGCCGAAGACGGACACCGCCTGAACGCCGAGGAAACCACCCGCATTCTCACGCCCAAGAACTACGACATGATAAAGCGCCGCCTCGCGGCCGTGCGCGAAGCCGTGGGCGACGGCGTGGACATCATCATGGAAAACCACTCCTACATCGACGCGCAGGGCGCGGTGCAGCTCGGACGCCTCGCGGAAGAATACCGCGTGCTCTACTTCGAGGAACCCTGCACCCCCACGCCGAAAATGAACAAGTTCGTGGCGGAGCGCGTGTCCGTGCCCATCAGCCAGGGCGAGCGCATCTACACCCGCTGGGGCTACGCTCCCTATTTTGAAGACGGATCCATCCAGCTCATCCAGCCCGACATCGGCAACTGCGGCGGCATCACGGAAGCCAAGAAAATCTGCGACCTCGCCCACATCTACGACGCAGGCGTGCAGGCCCACGTGTGCGCCTCCCCGCTCTCCACCGCCGCGGCGCTGCATCTTGAGGCCGCCATTCCCAACTTCACCATTCACGAACAGCACGTGTACTGCCGCTACGACTACAACCGCAAGCTCTGCATTCACGACTATCAGCCGGTCAACGGCCGCTTCGCCATCCCCGATCTGCCGGGTCTCGGCAACGAGCTTTCTCCCTACTGCTTCGAGCACGGCGAAATCGCCACGGTAAAGTAG
- a CDS encoding double-cubane-cluster-containing anaerobic reductase, whose amino-acid sequence MTHPSIERFKDITDRNVLALQEAKQAGKKVVGQYCIYSPLEIALAAGAVPVSLCGTKNDSIPAAESMLPRSLCPLIKSSFGFALEDSCPYLAASDIVIADTTCDGKKKMFELLAERKPMFILQLPQIQNESALRYWKEQYERLVRELEQRFHVSIGEAELRSAIRTANRFRRALKSVLDLARRKPSPLSGMQLMEIAHRASFVPDWDKASELLEDIAREVGADGESPFAESAPRILLTGVPVGLGSHKAVQLLEECGASVVCLDNCSCYKKVRLMIDENADPLEALASRYLDTPCAVMSPNPNRYAVLEELAREFQVNAVVDLTWQGCQTYDVESWSVKRFVRETLHLPFLQVVTDYSPADTEQLKVRMEAFLEMLS is encoded by the coding sequence ATGACGCATCCCAGCATTGAACGATTCAAGGACATCACCGACCGCAACGTTCTGGCCCTTCAGGAAGCGAAGCAGGCCGGAAAAAAGGTCGTCGGCCAGTACTGCATATACTCCCCTCTGGAAATTGCGCTCGCCGCCGGAGCCGTGCCCGTGTCGCTGTGCGGCACGAAAAACGACTCCATTCCCGCCGCAGAGAGCATGCTGCCCCGCTCGCTCTGCCCGCTCATCAAGAGCAGCTTCGGCTTTGCCCTTGAGGACAGCTGCCCGTATCTCGCCGCCTCCGACATCGTCATTGCCGACACCACCTGCGACGGCAAGAAAAAGATGTTTGAGCTTCTGGCCGAACGCAAGCCCATGTTCATCCTGCAACTGCCGCAGATTCAGAACGAATCCGCACTCCGCTACTGGAAGGAACAGTATGAACGCCTGGTGCGGGAGCTCGAACAGCGCTTCCACGTTTCCATAGGCGAAGCGGAACTGAGAAGCGCCATACGCACGGCCAACCGCTTCCGCCGCGCGCTGAAAAGCGTGCTCGATCTGGCCAGGCGCAAGCCTTCGCCTCTTTCCGGCATGCAGCTCATGGAAATCGCGCATCGCGCCTCCTTCGTGCCGGACTGGGACAAGGCTTCGGAACTTCTGGAGGACATCGCCCGCGAAGTGGGCGCAGACGGCGAAAGCCCCTTTGCCGAATCCGCGCCGCGCATCCTTCTCACCGGCGTGCCCGTGGGGCTCGGATCCCACAAGGCGGTGCAGCTTCTGGAAGAATGCGGCGCAAGCGTGGTCTGCCTGGACAACTGCTCCTGCTACAAAAAGGTGCGCCTCATGATCGACGAAAACGCCGATCCGCTGGAAGCGCTCGCCTCGCGCTACCTCGACACGCCCTGCGCGGTCATGTCTCCCAATCCGAACCGCTACGCGGTTCTCGAAGAACTTGCGCGGGAATTTCAGGTCAACGCCGTGGTGGATCTCACCTGGCAGGGCTGCCAGACCTACGACGTGGAATCCTGGTCGGTGAAGCGCTTCGTGCGGGAAACGCTGCACCTTCCCTTCCTGCAGGTGGTCACCGACTATTCCCCGGCCGACACCGAACAGCTGAAGGTCCGCATGGAAGCCTTCCTCGAAATGCTCAGCTGA